A stretch of Rhizobium glycinendophyticum DNA encodes these proteins:
- a CDS encoding peptidoglycan -binding protein — MALGRNRRRERSIDYWPGFVDALSTLLLAIMFLLTVFVLAQFILSREISGKDEVLNRLNSQIAELTNLLALEKSGKQDLEDMLASLQSSLAGSESERTRLQQLLDSGAGSADAANEKVGRLNEELVAEKQVSARAMSQIELLNQQIAALRAQIAAVEQALQASEAKDQSSQAKIADLGRRLNVALAQRVQELNRYRSDFFGRLREILSDRENIRIVGDRFVFQSEVLFPVGGAELDAAGQAEMDKLAAALLELAQEIPSEISWVLRVDGHTDASPLTGTGRYRDNWELSSARATSVVKYLISKGVPANRLVAAGFGEYQPIAEGDTPEVLSQNRRIELKLTER, encoded by the coding sequence ATGGCGCTCGGGCGCAACCGGCGCAGGGAGCGCAGCATCGACTATTGGCCGGGCTTCGTCGACGCCCTGTCGACCCTGCTGCTGGCCATCATGTTCCTCCTCACGGTCTTCGTGCTGGCGCAGTTCATCCTCAGTCGCGAGATTTCCGGCAAGGACGAGGTGCTGAACCGGTTGAACAGCCAGATTGCCGAGCTGACGAACCTGCTGGCGCTGGAAAAAAGTGGCAAGCAGGACCTGGAGGATATGCTCGCTTCGCTGCAAAGCTCGCTTGCCGGTTCGGAAAGCGAGCGCACACGCCTGCAGCAATTGCTCGACAGCGGTGCCGGTTCGGCGGATGCGGCGAACGAAAAGGTTGGCCGCCTGAACGAGGAACTGGTCGCGGAGAAGCAGGTCAGCGCCCGCGCCATGAGCCAGATTGAACTCTTGAACCAGCAGATTGCCGCCCTGCGCGCGCAAATTGCGGCGGTAGAGCAGGCGCTTCAGGCTTCCGAAGCCAAAGACCAATCGTCCCAGGCGAAGATTGCGGATCTCGGTCGCCGCCTCAACGTGGCGCTTGCGCAGCGGGTGCAGGAACTCAACCGCTATCGCTCCGACTTCTTCGGCCGACTTCGCGAAATCCTCTCCGATCGCGAGAACATCCGCATCGTCGGTGACCGTTTCGTCTTCCAGTCGGAAGTTCTCTTCCCCGTCGGCGGTGCCGAACTCGATGCTGCGGGTCAAGCGGAAATGGACAAGCTCGCGGCTGCCCTTCTCGAACTCGCTCAAGAGATCCCCTCCGAAATCAGCTGGGTGCTCCGGGTCGACGGTCACACGGATGCCTCGCCGTTGACCGGCACAGGTCGCTACCGAGACAACTGGGAGCTTTCCTCCGCGCGCGCCACGTCGGTGGTCAAATATTTGATCTCGAAGGGCGTTCCGGCCAACCGTTTGGTCGCTGCGGGCTTCGGCGAATATCAGCCGATTGCCGAGGGGGATACGCCAGAGGTGCTCTCCCAGAACCGCCGCATCGAGCTAAAGCTCACCGAACGTTGA
- a CDS encoding flagellar motor protein MotA, protein MAKVKLEDLEVGVTRPGDYGQKLSSPMPFFTTMVIFLIIVCFIAAILYRQAHAAFVTNPGLNSLILGVLGVGIILVFNHVWALRPEVRWFNSFRAAGDNAERVGRDPRLLAPMRALIGGRRSMAISTAALRSILDSIGTRLDESRDTTRYLIGLLVFLGLLGTFWGLLGTIGSINDVIQSLDPASGDSNDVLQALKSGLTAPLAGMGTAFSSSLLGLSGSLILGFLDLQAGRAQNRFYTELENWLSSVTDLDSERPVAIDADSSVAAEDIRALVAEIQKLAIREGGAGGDRSVAAIAGLAEGIQGLVKNMRNEQQMLRDWIEAQQEDARAMRKTLDRLNDKIGGAK, encoded by the coding sequence ATGGCGAAAGTGAAGTTGGAGGACCTGGAAGTCGGGGTGACCCGTCCGGGAGACTACGGTCAGAAACTCTCCAGCCCGATGCCCTTCTTCACGACGATGGTCATATTCCTGATCATCGTGTGCTTCATCGCAGCGATCCTCTACCGTCAGGCGCATGCCGCCTTCGTCACCAATCCCGGGCTGAACAGCCTGATCCTCGGCGTTCTCGGCGTCGGGATCATCCTGGTGTTCAACCATGTCTGGGCGCTTCGCCCGGAAGTCCGGTGGTTCAACAGCTTCCGTGCGGCAGGCGACAATGCGGAGCGGGTGGGGCGTGATCCACGCCTTCTGGCACCGATGCGGGCTCTGATCGGCGGCCGTCGCTCGATGGCAATCTCGACGGCAGCACTCCGCTCCATCCTCGATTCGATCGGCACCCGCCTCGACGAATCGCGTGATACCACTCGCTATCTCATCGGCCTTCTCGTCTTTCTCGGCCTCCTCGGCACCTTCTGGGGGCTACTCGGCACCATCGGTTCGATCAATGACGTCATCCAGTCGCTGGACCCGGCGTCGGGTGACAGCAATGACGTGCTGCAGGCGCTAAAATCGGGTCTGACGGCGCCGCTTGCCGGCATGGGGACAGCGTTCTCGTCTTCACTGCTCGGCCTGTCCGGATCGCTGATCCTCGGTTTTCTCGACCTGCAGGCAGGGCGGGCTCAGAACCGCTTCTATACCGAGCTGGAAAACTGGCTGTCCTCCGTCACCGATCTCGATTCCGAACGCCCGGTGGCGATTGATGCAGACAGCTCGGTTGCTGCGGAAGACATCCGGGCGCTGGTCGCGGAAATCCAGAAGCTCGCAATCCGCGAAGGCGGCGCCGGGGGCGACCGCTCGGTCGCGGCCATCGCAGGTCTCGCCGAAGGCATCCAGGGCCTCGTCAAAAACATGCGCAACGAACAGCAGATGCTGCGCGACTGGATCGAGGCGCAGCAGGAAGACGCGCGCGCCATGCGCAAGACGCTTGACCGGCTGAACGACAAGATTGGCGGGGCGAAGTAA
- a CDS encoding inositol monophosphatase family protein, giving the protein MARSALLNVMVQAALKAGKSLARDFGEVQNLQVSVKGPGDFVSQADFRAEKIVREELLKARPTYGFLGEESEEIKGTDGAHRWIVDPLDGTTNFLHGIPQFAVSIALERNGEIVAGVIFNPATDELYTSEKGGGAFLNDRRIRVGARKVLSDCVIGCGVPHLGRGQHGKFLVELRHVMNEVSGVRRMGAAALDLAYVAAGRLDGFWEAQLNAWDIAAGILLIKEAGGFVSDMKGAQDMFENGTVLAGNEYIRKALEEVVNRPIPQA; this is encoded by the coding sequence ATGGCCCGCTCCGCCCTTCTCAACGTCATGGTTCAGGCCGCGCTCAAGGCCGGCAAGTCGCTGGCGCGCGATTTCGGCGAAGTTCAAAACCTCCAGGTTTCTGTGAAAGGCCCCGGCGATTTCGTTTCTCAGGCTGATTTCCGTGCCGAAAAGATCGTGCGTGAAGAGCTGTTGAAGGCCCGGCCTACCTATGGCTTCCTCGGCGAGGAAAGCGAGGAGATCAAAGGCACCGATGGCGCGCACCGCTGGATCGTCGATCCGCTGGACGGCACGACCAATTTCCTGCACGGCATTCCGCAATTCGCGGTCTCCATCGCCCTTGAGCGCAACGGCGAAATCGTCGCCGGCGTCATCTTCAACCCGGCGACCGATGAGCTCTACACATCCGAGAAGGGCGGCGGCGCCTTCCTCAACGATCGCCGCATCCGCGTCGGCGCCCGCAAGGTTCTATCGGATTGCGTCATCGGTTGCGGCGTGCCGCATCTTGGCCGCGGTCAGCACGGGAAGTTCCTTGTCGAACTGCGCCATGTGATGAACGAGGTGTCGGGCGTTCGCCGGATGGGCGCTGCTGCGCTTGATCTTGCTTATGTCGCCGCCGGTCGCCTGGACGGCTTCTGGGAAGCCCAGCTGAACGCCTGGGACATCGCAGCCGGCATTCTGCTGATCAAGGAAGCCGGTGGCTTCGTGTCGGACATGAAGGGCGCCCAGGATATGTTCGAGAACGGCACCGTGCTTGCCGGCAACGAGTATATCCGCAAGGCACTGGAAGAGGTCGTCAACCGTCCGATCCCGCAGGCCTGA
- a CDS encoding tetratricopeptide repeat protein, which produces MRHSSPSLRLILAILTGFCLAGMPVMAQQSEDGVEIGDAPAILPANPSDAGDIDRGKRDDSTNGDATALDRGDKKAAPPPVKGGKVTAGNKADDALQGINIYLRMGAPLPALPAEKPYKGEPDEAYGAFQRGLFLTAVDKALPRAQLGDPAAQTLLAEIMSRGLGVKRDPKGAAFWYAQAAQGGDTSAMFKYALLLMEGRLVERDKAKADDYMKKAADGGNGSAQFNWAQILVSENPGVRGLQLAMPYYEKAAEQGIADAQYALAQVYSALKDVPEDKKKRTREWMQRAARAGFDTAQLDMGLWLVNGVNGPRDYEGGFRWLSIAAKRGNVVAQNRLAHVYINALGTPPDPVEAAKWYVLSRRAGLKDPTLEDFYLGLNEEQQKQAIDRANRFRRG; this is translated from the coding sequence ATGCGTCATTCATCTCCGTCCCTTCGCCTGATTCTCGCCATCCTGACCGGGTTCTGCCTTGCGGGCATGCCTGTCATGGCTCAGCAAAGCGAAGACGGCGTGGAGATTGGCGATGCGCCGGCAATTCTGCCTGCCAATCCTTCCGATGCCGGCGATATCGATCGCGGCAAACGCGATGACAGCACCAATGGCGATGCGACGGCTCTGGACCGTGGTGACAAGAAAGCCGCGCCTCCACCGGTCAAGGGTGGCAAGGTAACGGCGGGCAACAAGGCCGATGACGCGCTGCAAGGGATCAACATCTACTTGCGCATGGGCGCGCCGTTGCCGGCATTGCCGGCGGAAAAGCCATACAAGGGCGAGCCGGACGAGGCTTACGGTGCCTTCCAGCGCGGCCTTTTCCTGACCGCTGTGGACAAGGCACTGCCGCGTGCACAGCTCGGGGATCCCGCCGCGCAGACGCTGCTGGCCGAAATCATGTCGCGGGGGCTGGGCGTGAAGCGTGATCCGAAGGGGGCCGCTTTCTGGTATGCGCAGGCGGCACAGGGTGGTGATACCTCTGCCATGTTCAAATATGCGCTTCTCCTGATGGAGGGGCGACTGGTCGAGCGCGACAAGGCCAAGGCCGACGACTACATGAAGAAAGCTGCCGATGGCGGTAATGGGTCGGCCCAGTTCAACTGGGCGCAGATCCTCGTTTCGGAAAATCCCGGCGTGCGCGGACTGCAACTCGCAATGCCCTATTATGAGAAGGCGGCCGAGCAGGGCATTGCGGACGCGCAGTATGCACTGGCACAGGTCTATTCGGCGCTGAAGGATGTGCCTGAGGACAAGAAGAAGCGCACCCGCGAATGGATGCAGCGCGCCGCCAGGGCGGGTTTCGATACCGCACAGCTCGACATGGGGCTGTGGCTGGTCAATGGCGTCAATGGGCCGCGTGATTACGAAGGTGGCTTCCGCTGGCTGTCGATCGCGGCCAAGCGCGGCAATGTCGTGGCGCAAAATCGCCTCGCGCATGTCTATATCAACGCGCTCGGAACGCCCCCCGATCCGGTCGAGGCGGCCAAATGGTATGTGCTGTCTCGTCGCGCTGGTCTGAAAGACCCGACGTTGGAGGATTTCTACCTCGGCCTGAATGAGGAGCAGCAGAAGCAGGCAATCGATCGCGCCAACCGGTTTCGCCGGGGCTGA
- a CDS encoding thiamine phosphate synthase has protein sequence MTEDRCRLVLIVPDIADPAMRAETVANALCGGDVASVIIPQYGLDDGEFQKHAELLVPVIQEAGAAALIVDNSRVAGRVKADGLHISGNAETLAEAVEKHAPKLIVGGGNAMDRHHALEMGETQPDYIFFGKLDGDIKPEAHSKNIALGEWWSAMIEIPAIVMGGTDPSSAVVVAEAGVEFVALGKAIFADPANAATIVARVNAELDEKAPRFED, from the coding sequence ATGACCGAAGACCGCTGCCGCCTCGTCCTCATCGTTCCCGACATTGCCGATCCGGCGATGCGCGCCGAGACGGTCGCCAATGCGCTGTGTGGCGGCGATGTCGCCTCGGTGATCATTCCACAATACGGTCTGGACGACGGCGAGTTCCAGAAGCATGCCGAACTGCTTGTGCCCGTCATCCAGGAGGCGGGGGCCGCTGCGCTCATCGTCGACAACAGCCGGGTTGCAGGTCGCGTGAAGGCCGACGGACTGCATATCAGCGGCAATGCCGAGACCCTTGCCGAAGCCGTCGAGAAACATGCACCGAAGCTCATCGTCGGCGGTGGCAATGCGATGGACCGGCACCATGCGCTGGAAATGGGCGAGACGCAGCCGGACTATATCTTCTTCGGCAAGCTCGACGGCGACATCAAGCCGGAGGCGCATTCGAAGAATATTGCGCTAGGCGAATGGTGGTCGGCGATGATTGAAATTCCTGCAATCGTCATGGGCGGCACCGATCCGTCGTCGGCCGTCGTCGTGGCCGAAGCCGGAGTCGAATTCGTCGCGCTGGGCAAGGCGATCTTCGCGGATCCCGCCAATGCCGCGACGATCGTGGCGCGGGTGAATGCCGAGCTTGACGAAAAAGCGCCACGGTTTGAAGATTGA
- a CDS encoding sulfite exporter TauE/SafE family protein: MLTDLNFYAVAIPAVALVGLSKGGLGGAFALIGVPLLAIAVPPMQAAAIFLPILLVMDAVALWAWRRHNNRATLYVMLPGAIIGIILGWATSTLVSPNAMRLVLGSISLIFALRYFIESYAARDGGEKPPAPERPVAGSFWGALAGYSSFVAHAGGPPFQVYTLPLKLDPKSYTGMSTRFFAILNAIKVIPYFALGELDSTNLTLSAVLLPVALVSTLIGAKVVHYMKPAIFYPLMYGMVLIAGAKLFYDGSTGLLGL; the protein is encoded by the coding sequence ATGCTGACAGACCTTAACTTCTACGCCGTCGCCATTCCCGCTGTCGCACTGGTTGGCTTGTCCAAAGGAGGGCTCGGCGGCGCTTTCGCCTTGATCGGCGTGCCCTTGCTCGCGATCGCCGTGCCGCCAATGCAGGCGGCTGCGATCTTCCTGCCGATTCTTCTGGTGATGGACGCCGTGGCGCTGTGGGCCTGGCGCCGGCACAACAACCGGGCAACACTTTATGTCATGCTTCCGGGCGCCATCATCGGCATCATCCTCGGCTGGGCGACGTCAACGCTCGTCTCGCCCAATGCCATGCGCCTGGTCCTCGGCAGCATTTCGCTGATCTTTGCACTGCGCTACTTTATCGAAAGTTATGCTGCACGGGACGGCGGAGAAAAGCCTCCAGCTCCCGAACGGCCAGTTGCCGGTTCCTTCTGGGGTGCCCTTGCCGGCTATTCGAGCTTCGTCGCCCATGCCGGCGGCCCGCCATTCCAAGTCTACACTCTACCATTGAAGCTCGACCCGAAGAGCTATACCGGCATGTCGACCCGCTTCTTCGCCATCCTCAACGCGATCAAGGTCATCCCCTATTTTGCCCTGGGCGAACTCGACAGCACCAATCTTACCCTGTCCGCCGTACTCCTGCCCGTGGCCCTTGTCTCGACCCTCATCGGCGCGAAGGTGGTTCACTACATGAAGCCGGCGATCTTCTATCCGCTGATGTATGGCATGGTTCTCATCGCCGGTGCGAAGCTCTTCTATGATGGCAGCACGGGCCTGCTCGGCCTTTGA
- a CDS encoding ArsR/SmtB family transcription factor: protein MTNADPFMAIADPNRRHILEDLRRGAKTVNDLASRLPISRPAVSQHLKALLDAGLVEVTAEGTRRFYSVRRPGFDRMNLWLDQFWS from the coding sequence ATGACGAACGCGGACCCTTTCATGGCGATCGCAGACCCGAACCGGCGGCACATCCTCGAGGATCTGCGCCGGGGAGCAAAGACCGTCAACGATCTGGCGAGCCGCCTGCCGATCAGCCGCCCCGCCGTGTCCCAGCACCTGAAAGCGCTTCTCGATGCCGGCTTGGTCGAGGTCACCGCCGAGGGTACCCGCCGCTTCTACAGCGTCCGCCGCCCCGGCTTCGACCGCATGAACCTCTGGCTCGATCAGTTCTGGTCCTGA
- a CDS encoding YdcH family protein, producing the protein MTIQAHLDSLQKKHGALEEQLHDALASPSVDDRQIAELKRLKLRLKDEMERLKASTRH; encoded by the coding sequence ATGACCATACAGGCTCATCTTGACTCGCTGCAGAAGAAGCATGGGGCGCTCGAAGAGCAGCTTCATGACGCGCTGGCATCCCCCTCCGTCGACGACCGTCAGATCGCCGAACTGAAGCGACTGAAACTGCGCCTCAAGGATGAAATGGAACGCCTGAAGGCTTCCACACGCCACTAA
- a CDS encoding YdcH family protein yields the protein MADQEQADIRLSLARLRQEHEDYDAAINAMISTGCEALRIQRMKKKKLAIKDRITALEDQIIPDIIA from the coding sequence ATGGCCGATCAGGAACAGGCTGACATCCGGCTCTCGCTGGCGCGGCTTCGCCAGGAGCACGAGGACTACGACGCGGCGATCAATGCGATGATCTCGACCGGCTGCGAGGCCCTGAGAATCCAGCGGATGAAGAAGAAGAAACTGGCGATCAAGGACCGGATCACCGCCCTTGAGGACCAGATCATTCCCGACATCATCGCCTGA
- the purE gene encoding 5-(carboxyamino)imidazole ribonucleotide mutase, protein MTADCPPVAIIMGSQSDWETMKNAADTLDALGVSYEARIVSAHRTPDRMYAFAKGARDEGFQVIIAGAGGAAHLPGMVASLSPLPVFGVPVQSKSMSGLDSLYSIVQMPAGIPVGTLAIGRAGAVNAALMAARVLALHDDELADRLDEWIARQAGSVAEYPMDETP, encoded by the coding sequence ATGACTGCTGACTGCCCGCCCGTCGCCATCATCATGGGAAGCCAGTCCGACTGGGAAACCATGAAGAACGCCGCCGATACGCTCGACGCACTCGGCGTCTCCTATGAAGCGCGCATCGTTTCGGCACATCGAACCCCAGACCGCATGTATGCCTTTGCCAAGGGCGCCCGTGACGAAGGCTTCCAGGTGATCATTGCTGGTGCCGGCGGTGCCGCTCACCTGCCCGGCATGGTGGCTTCGCTCTCGCCCCTGCCCGTCTTCGGTGTGCCGGTCCAGTCGAAATCCATGTCTGGCCTCGACAGCCTCTATTCCATTGTCCAGATGCCGGCCGGCATCCCCGTCGGCACACTCGCTATCGGTCGCGCCGGTGCCGTAAACGCCGCTCTTATGGCTGCCCGTGTTCTGGCCCTGCATGACGACGAGCTGGCCGACCGGCTGGACGAATGGATCGCCCGCCAGGCAGGATCTGTCGCCGAATACCCGATGGACGAAACTCCATGA
- a CDS encoding 5-(carboxyamino)imidazole ribonucleotide synthase, with protein MTVRTIGIIGGGQLGRMLAMAAARLNYRTIILEPQADSPAAQVANRQITAAYDDPAALAELARLCDVVTYEFENVPVTAAEHLAKSVSVYPPPKALEVAQDRLTEKRFLNASGIETARFHAVDSQTELETALADFGGQGVLKTCRFGYDGKGQKVFRKGDTADGAYEALGSVPLILESFVPFVREISIIAARSLDGQVRCYDPTENVHRGGILHTSTQPAAITPETATAAREAATKLLDGLNYVGVVGMEFFVLDDGHLIANEIAPRVHNSGHWTEAACIVSQFEQHIRAVAGLTLGDPVRHSDCVMTNLIGDDIDSLPAWLAKPNVLVHLYGKTEARPGRKMGHVTEILPFRD; from the coding sequence ATGACGGTGCGCACGATCGGCATCATCGGCGGCGGCCAGCTCGGCCGCATGCTGGCCATGGCGGCAGCCCGTCTGAACTACCGCACAATTATCCTTGAGCCGCAGGCCGACAGCCCGGCAGCGCAGGTTGCCAACCGACAGATCACCGCCGCTTACGACGACCCGGCAGCACTGGCCGAACTCGCCCGCCTCTGCGACGTCGTAACCTATGAATTCGAAAACGTCCCCGTCACGGCCGCCGAACACCTGGCGAAGAGCGTCTCGGTCTATCCGCCGCCGAAGGCACTGGAAGTCGCCCAGGACCGACTGACGGAAAAGCGCTTCCTGAATGCATCCGGCATCGAGACCGCCCGCTTTCATGCCGTCGACAGCCAGACCGAACTTGAGACGGCTCTTGCCGATTTCGGCGGCCAAGGTGTCTTGAAGACCTGCCGTTTTGGTTATGACGGCAAGGGCCAGAAGGTTTTCCGCAAGGGTGATACGGCCGACGGCGCCTACGAGGCCCTCGGTTCTGTCCCGCTCATTCTCGAAAGCTTCGTGCCCTTCGTGCGGGAAATCTCGATCATCGCCGCCCGCAGCCTCGACGGTCAGGTGCGCTGCTACGATCCGACCGAGAACGTTCATCGGGGCGGTATCCTGCACACCTCGACACAACCTGCCGCCATCACGCCGGAAACGGCGACGGCGGCCCGCGAAGCCGCGACCAAGCTGCTTGATGGCTTGAACTACGTCGGCGTCGTCGGCATGGAGTTCTTCGTGCTCGACGACGGCCATCTGATCGCCAACGAGATCGCCCCGCGCGTCCACAATTCCGGCCACTGGACGGAGGCTGCCTGCATCGTCTCGCAGTTCGAACAGCACATCCGCGCCGTCGCGGGCCTGACGCTGGGCGACCCTGTCCGCCACTCCGATTGCGTGATGACGAATCTGATCGGCGACGACATCGATTCTCTGCCCGCATGGCTCGCCAAGCCGAATGTGCTGGTCCACCTCTATGGCAAGACCGAAGCCCGCCCCGGCCGCAAGATGGGTCATGTGACGGAAATCCTGCCTTTCCGGGACTGA
- the ykgO gene encoding type B 50S ribosomal protein L36, which translates to MKIKNSLKALKARHRDNRLVRRKGRVYIINKANPRFKARQG; encoded by the coding sequence ATGAAGATCAAGAACTCGCTGAAAGCGCTTAAGGCCCGTCATCGCGACAACCGTCTGGTTCGCCGCAAGGGCCGCGTATACATCATCAACAAGGCCAACCCGCGCTTCAAGGCCCGCCAGGGCTGA
- a CDS encoding tetratricopeptide repeat protein has protein sequence MPAPVPPAMTPESPATPIPTPTPAPAAKEAAIEQVPLNPPEPQSIDQMLSQLKRERDPDAARVIANATMAAWSESNSPTVDLLMQWSAKAAAEKRNAAALDFIDQAITLKPDFVGGWNQRATLHFTMGNYKKSVSDIEHVLKLEPRHFGAIAGLAGILTERGSKQAAMQAWERYLDIYPADREAQEIVAKLSEELAGQKT, from the coding sequence ATGCCGGCGCCGGTTCCGCCTGCCATGACGCCGGAATCACCTGCCACGCCTATCCCGACGCCCACCCCCGCCCCCGCGGCCAAAGAGGCGGCCATCGAGCAGGTACCGCTCAATCCGCCTGAGCCGCAGAGCATCGACCAGATGCTGAGCCAGCTGAAACGTGAGCGCGATCCTGATGCAGCCCGGGTGATCGCCAACGCCACCATGGCCGCCTGGAGCGAATCGAACAGCCCCACGGTCGACCTCCTGATGCAGTGGTCGGCCAAGGCGGCTGCCGAGAAGCGCAATGCCGCCGCCCTCGACTTCATCGACCAGGCAATCACCCTGAAGCCGGATTTTGTCGGCGGCTGGAACCAGCGTGCCACGCTGCATTTCACCATGGGCAATTACAAGAAGTCCGTCTCCGACATCGAGCACGTGCTGAAGCTGGAGCCCCGCCATTTCGGCGCAATCGCAGGCCTTGCGGGTATTCTGACCGAGCGCGGCAGCAAGCAGGCCGCCATGCAGGCCTGGGAACGTTATCTCGATATCTATCCGGCCGACCGCGAAGCGCAGGAAATCGTCGCCAAGCTCTCGGAAGAGCTGGCCGGGCAGAAGACGTAA
- a CDS encoding alpha/beta fold hydrolase, producing the protein MLILPRLGPILLGILVLLALLLVTLAIVTEIRARAIEAQYPNIGTLTDVGGFRLNALHVPAGPDADLPPIVFIHGASGNLRDQAGAFLEPLRGRAELLFVDRPGHGYSERGGPENDTPDGQANAIARLMEIKGIDRAIIVGHSFGGAIAASFGVLHPDKVEGLVFLAAATHPWPGGVDWYYHLASAPVIGPIFCHAVALQAGMPRIEPATAHVFAPNPVPPSYVADTGPALVLRPATFQANATDVAGLLDYVTRFAPRYREIKRPTVIITGDSDEIVLEEIHSKGLARDISGSELVWIKGLGHKPDYVVTDIVIAALEKIAGQSRDLQTMARAAEPRIAANRVELKGSAPSLQAGQ; encoded by the coding sequence TTGCTCATCCTTCCCCGCCTCGGCCCGATCCTGCTCGGCATCCTCGTCTTGCTCGCCCTGCTGCTGGTGACGCTCGCCATCGTCACCGAGATCCGAGCCCGCGCCATCGAAGCGCAGTATCCGAACATCGGGACCCTGACCGATGTCGGCGGCTTCCGTCTCAACGCGCTGCACGTCCCCGCAGGGCCCGATGCAGACCTGCCCCCGATCGTCTTCATCCATGGCGCCTCCGGCAACCTGCGCGACCAGGCGGGCGCCTTTCTGGAGCCGCTCAGAGGCCGCGCGGAACTCCTCTTCGTCGATCGCCCCGGTCATGGCTATTCGGAGCGGGGCGGCCCCGAGAATGACACGCCCGACGGGCAGGCAAATGCCATCGCACGGCTCATGGAGATCAAGGGCATCGATCGGGCGATCATCGTCGGCCATTCCTTCGGTGGTGCGATTGCCGCGAGCTTCGGCGTGCTCCATCCTGACAAGGTCGAGGGATTGGTGTTCTTGGCCGCCGCTACCCATCCCTGGCCCGGCGGCGTCGACTGGTACTATCATCTGGCATCGGCGCCGGTGATCGGGCCGATCTTCTGCCATGCGGTCGCACTTCAGGCCGGCATGCCTCGGATAGAGCCGGCCACGGCGCATGTCTTCGCACCCAATCCGGTGCCGCCCTCCTATGTCGCCGACACCGGCCCGGCGCTGGTGCTGCGCCCCGCCACCTTCCAGGCAAACGCGACCGACGTCGCCGGCCTCCTCGACTATGTCACGCGCTTTGCGCCCCGCTACCGCGAGATCAAGCGGCCGACAGTGATCATCACCGGAGACAGCGACGAGATCGTGCTGGAGGAGATCCATTCGAAAGGGCTCGCCCGCGACATCAGCGGTTCCGAACTGGTGTGGATCAAGGGCCTTGGGCACAAGCCGGATTACGTCGTCACTGACATCGTCATTGCTGCCCTGGAAAAGATTGCCGGCCAGTCCCGCGACCTCCAGACCATGGCGCGGGCAGCCGAACCCCGGATCGCGGCGAACCGCGTCGAACTGAAAGGATCAGCGCCTTCCCTGCAGGCGGGGCAATAA